CTGAAAAGGCCCACTGGATGAAGTACATCCGGGATCACCACCTGGACGACTGGCTCAACGTGTACCAGACACCGGCCATGAAACAGGAAGACATAGACGCCAAACGCGCGGGCTTCCGGCAGCTCTATGACGTCTACCAGACGCCCACGATCTACCTGCTGGACGAACAAAAAAAGATCGTCGGCAAAAAGCTGACCTGGGAACAGGTGGATGAGCTCATCCAACGGAAAATGCAAAGGGCACACACCACCAATCCCGTATCCCGCTGATGAAAAAGATCACCTCTTTCTTTTTGATGGCTTGTGGCATTCAGGGGGCCGTAAACGCGCAGACCCTTTTTAGCTACGGCCCCTATAAGGTCGACAAGCAGGAGTTCCTGTGGGCCTACCGCAAAAACAATACACAGGCCGCCGGAAAAAGCGTGGACGCCTACCTGAACCTGTACATCGACTATAAGCTAAAGGTCCGCGCCGCCGAGGATGCCCGCCTGGATTCGGCCGCAGACTTCCAACGAGACCAGCGGGGTTTTACACGGGAACTTTCCGACCAAACCATGCACCGCCTGGAGGGCATCGGCCGGCTCAGCCAGGAAGCCCTGGAACGGGGACAGACCGACGTCGAAATCGCCCAGATTTTTATAGGCTTTACCCGTCCCGGTGATTCCACAGAGGCTTATACCCGTATCCGGGAGGCCCGGGACCAACTGGCCAAAGGCGTCCCCTTTGCCACCGTGGCCTCGACCTACGGAAGCAGCCCCCTCCTCAAAACCACGGGTGGCTATACAGGATACATCACTGCTTTTTCGTTGCCCTACGCCGCCGAGAACATCGTATACGGTCTCAAAGACGGCGCCTGGTCCGGGATCTACCGGAGCCGTTCGGGTTACCATATTTTCAAACGCCTGGGCCAGCGCCCCAACCCCGGCTCGATCCGGGTCGCCCAGATCCTCATTGCACTCCCCCCAAAAGCCACCCAGGCCGACAAAGACAAGGCCCTTTCCATCGCAAACCACGTCTATGATTCCTTGAAAAAGGGAGGCAACTTCGACAGCCTCGTCCGCCGGTACAGCGACGACAAGATGACGTATTACAACTATGGGTTGCTCCCCGACTTCACCACGGGTGATTTCGACCCCGCCTTTGAAAAGGCCGCCTTTGCCCTGGCGCAGAACGGGGATGTGTCCGCACCCATAGAAACAGCCTATGGTTATCACATCATCAAAAAGATAGGACTCCAACCGGCTCTACGGGACAGCCTGGACAATCAGCGCTGGTATACCCTCCAGCAAAAGGTCTTTTACAGCGACCGGATGGATGCCGCCAAAGCCGCCTTTGCCGAATCCTCTCTTCCCATGATCCGGTACCGCGACCTTCGCCCCGACACCGCCTGGTTGTTCCGGACCACGGACACGTTACTAAAAACCCGCGGGGGCGAAGAATACATCAAAAAGGTACGCCAGATCCCCCTGTTCTCTTTTGAAAACAAAACGTACACCTCCACCGACTGGTTCAGGTACCTCCTTTATAAACGAACCGGCGACGGCAAGGATCCCTTCGTCCGGTACCCCGACATCCTGCGTACCTTTCTCCACACTTCAGCCCTGGAATATGTCCAGGCCAACCTCGACCACCTTTATCCGGAATACCACTACCAGGTCCGCGAATTCGCCGACGGTACGCTCTTATTCTCCATCACCCAACAAGACGTTTGGAACCGGGCCGAGGATGACACCGCCGCCCTCCGGAGCTGGTTCTGGCAACACAAAGACCAATTCCACCTCCGGCCCAGTGCCGACGCGCTTTTCTTCAGCGCTGCCGACAGCAGTTCGCTGTCGCGTTTCCGCGCGCAACTGCTACAAGCTCCCTCCCGCTGGAGGGAAACCCTGGGCGCCTACCCCTCCATAGCCGCGGACTCCGCCCGCGTCGAACTACAGGCGCTCTCCATTGACAGCGCCGGGGCACAAGCCGGTCTTGTCACCACGCCGGCCCTCCAACCCGACAACCACTACCATGTATACGCGCTCCTAAAGGTGTATCCCCCGGTACCCGCCACGGGTTTTGAAGAAGTAAAGGGTCTTGTGCTCAACGACTATCAAAATTACCTGGAACGGAAATGGATCGCCGGCCTCCGCCGCAAATATCCCGTAACCGTCAACCAGTCTGTATTGGCACAGATCAAGCGCTGACGCCACCCTGCGAATTGGCATGGAATTGGAATCATTCATAGCTATGCGCAAGAACATGCTCTTGTCCTGCCTCGCCTTGTTAGGTGCTACGGCAGTGATGGCCCAGACCACGACAACACACACCGAGAACAGCCTCTTCTCCAATGTAGGAGGTCTTTATATCAAGGGCGGCCTCAACCTCGCCAATGTCACCACCACGTCCGACGGGGGTGTCAATAGTGCCCATACCAGGGCCAGCTTTAACGCCGGGCTGCTGGGAGACATCCCCCTGGCCGACCTCTTTTCCCTCCAGATCGGCGCCGAATTCACCGGCAAGGGTTCCCGTGCGCAATACAATTCCTCTTTGTACACGGGCACCTACACCTTCCGCCCTTACTACATCGAGGTCCCCGTTGACGCCGTTCTCAAACTACCCGTCGGCCCCCAGGTCGCCCTCCTCCTTGGCGCCGGCGGCTATGCCGCCATGGGCGTAGCCGGCAACTATGTGACCAACGTCACCTCCGCCGCCGGCAGCTCCACCAGCACCAGCACCATCAAATGGACCGACTCCGGCGACTTCACCACGGGCTCCGAAAACGGGTCCGGCGCCGGTGTCCTCCGCCGCTACGACTTCGGCCTCAACTTCCTCTTGGGCTTCGAACTCGGCCCCGTCCAACTCACCGCCGGCTACGACATGGGCCTCACGAAAATCGCATCTTCCTCCTCTAATAATAACGACGAAGGCAAGAACCGCGCCTTCAGCCTGAACCTGGCCTTCCGGCTTTGATTCCCTTTTTCCCCTTACCGGCCACCGGCCCATGCGAAACGGCCAAAACCGGCCACTGCCATGGCATCCAGCCCTAAAGCCCCCGGGCGGGGTGGGTGGTCTATTTTACTCACTTTTCCTTGGCGAATTGGAACGACTGAACGCTGAAGGTGTTTAACCGCCAAGGAAAAGTGAGTAAAATAGACCACCCACCCCGCCCTGACCGCCAAGGTTCAAATGCACGAGGACAGGAAGCCTGTACCGATATGTTAGATTGGTAGAGTGCTAGAGGATCGATTTTACCGCATCGTAGATCACCTGAGGCTTCCCAAGGGTGTAGTAGTGGAGCACCGGCACCCCGGCGGCAAGAAGCTCGCGGGATTGTTGGGCGAGCCACTCGGTGCCGACTTGTTCGACGGCGGCATCGGTCTTGCACTTGGTGATTTCCTCGGAGAGGTCGTTGGGGATGTCTACGTGGAACGTGCGCGGGAGGACGTTGAGTTGTTTTTTGGACGTCAACGGCTTCAGGCCTGGGATGATGGGCACGTGGATGTCGTGCTCCCTGCAGCGTTTTACAAAATCGAAATACTTCTGGTTGTCGAAGAACATCTGGGTCGTGATGTAATCGGCCCCGGCGTCGACCTTGGCTTTGAGGTAGGACAGGTCGGAATCCATATTGGGGGCCTCGAAGTGCTTTTCCGGATAGCCCGCGACACCGATGCAAAAACCCGTACGGCCGCCGTTCCGGATATCTTCCTCCAGGTATTCTCCGTTGTTCATGTGGACGACCTGGCGAAGGAGGTCGATGGCATACCGGTGCCCGTTGGGTTCCGGTTCGAAGCTGGACTCATTCTTGGCCGCGTCGCCCCTCAACACCAGGACATTATCGATACCTAAGAAGGCCAGGTCGATCAGTGCGTCCTCGGTCTCCTGACGCGAGAAACCTCCGCAGATCATGTGCGGGATGGCATCCACCCGGTAGCGGTTCATGATGGCGGCGCAAATACCGACCGTACCGGGGCGTTTGCGGACCTCTACCTTTTCAAAGGTGCCGTCGGCCCGCTTTTTATAGACGTGTTC
This region of Dinghuibacter silviterrae genomic DNA includes:
- the metF gene encoding methylenetetrahydrofolate reductase [NAD(P)H]; translated protein: MQVTQHLKEAKGTLISFEILPPLKGKTIQSIFDHLDPLMEFKPSFINVTYHRSEHVYKKRADGTFEKVEVRKRPGTVGICAAIMNRYRVDAIPHMICGGFSRQETEDALIDLAFLGIDNVLVLRGDAAKNESSFEPEPNGHRYAIDLLRQVVHMNNGEYLEEDIRNGGRTGFCIGVAGYPEKHFEAPNMDSDLSYLKAKVDAGADYITTQMFFDNQKYFDFVKRCREHDIHVPIIPGLKPLTSKKQLNVLPRTFHVDIPNDLSEEITKCKTDAAVEQVGTEWLAQQSRELLAAGVPVLHYYTLGKPQVIYDAVKSIL
- a CDS encoding outer membrane beta-barrel protein yields the protein MRKNMLLSCLALLGATAVMAQTTTTHTENSLFSNVGGLYIKGGLNLANVTTTSDGGVNSAHTRASFNAGLLGDIPLADLFSLQIGAEFTGKGSRAQYNSSLYTGTYTFRPYYIEVPVDAVLKLPVGPQVALLLGAGGYAAMGVAGNYVTNVTSAAGSSTSTSTIKWTDSGDFTTGSENGSGAGVLRRYDFGLNFLLGFELGPVQLTAGYDMGLTKIASSSSNNNDEGKNRAFSLNLAFRL
- a CDS encoding peptidylprolyl isomerase, translated to MKKITSFFLMACGIQGAVNAQTLFSYGPYKVDKQEFLWAYRKNNTQAAGKSVDAYLNLYIDYKLKVRAAEDARLDSAADFQRDQRGFTRELSDQTMHRLEGIGRLSQEALERGQTDVEIAQIFIGFTRPGDSTEAYTRIREARDQLAKGVPFATVASTYGSSPLLKTTGGYTGYITAFSLPYAAENIVYGLKDGAWSGIYRSRSGYHIFKRLGQRPNPGSIRVAQILIALPPKATQADKDKALSIANHVYDSLKKGGNFDSLVRRYSDDKMTYYNYGLLPDFTTGDFDPAFEKAAFALAQNGDVSAPIETAYGYHIIKKIGLQPALRDSLDNQRWYTLQQKVFYSDRMDAAKAAFAESSLPMIRYRDLRPDTAWLFRTTDTLLKTRGGEEYIKKVRQIPLFSFENKTYTSTDWFRYLLYKRTGDGKDPFVRYPDILRTFLHTSALEYVQANLDHLYPEYHYQVREFADGTLLFSITQQDVWNRAEDDTAALRSWFWQHKDQFHLRPSADALFFSAADSSSLSRFRAQLLQAPSRWRETLGAYPSIAADSARVELQALSIDSAGAQAGLVTTPALQPDNHYHVYALLKVYPPVPATGFEEVKGLVLNDYQNYLERKWIAGLRRKYPVTVNQSVLAQIKR